CAGGATTGAGAGCCAAATGAAGGGGCTTCTCGATTTTTTTAGTCCATGCAAACCAATTAAATCTTCGAACCTTGTAGGGACAGTTGTTGGAACAATATCTAGTTCCCACACAGCGGTTATAAACCATTTCATTTAAACCCTCTGAAGAGTGAACCGTTGCCAACACGGGGCAAACAGTTTCACAAGGGGCATTATCACAGTGCTGACACATGACTGGCTGGAACACCACCTCAGCATTTTCAGGAGTGCCTGTAAAATACCGATCGATACGGATCCAGTGCATTTCACGACCTTCAATCACGTATTTTTTTCCAACAACAGGAATATTATTTTCCGACTGACAAGCCACCATGCAGGCTGAGCAGCCTGTACAAGAATTCAAATCTATTGCCATTCCCCACTTGTGTCCATTGTACTGATGCCCTGACCAAATGGACCAAATGGGGTGTTTATGAATTAAATGAGACTTTTTTTCTTGATATTCTTTAAGCGTCGCCTCGACAACTATCTGTCGGCCTTCCATAGAATGATGGGTTTGAGTTTGCGCAAGAACATACTTTTTATTCGTTACTTTCGCTTCAACTCTAGAGCCTGTTAATAAAATAGCATTCTTTTCAAATTTTGCTAATTGATAAGTATTTTTTCCAACATGATTAGTGACTTCTCCACCATGAGTTCGTCCATAACCTATGGCCACAGCAAGCACCTCATCGTGAAGTCCTGGTTGAATATGAAGTGGCAACTCCATCTTTTCACCTTGAACATTTAATTCCAGGATTTGACCTTCTTTGGCATTTAATTTTATGGCTGTCGCAAGGGACACCGACACATAGTTATCCCATACAATTTTAGTGATGGGATCCGGGAGCTCATGCAACCAAGAAATGTTGGAATTCAACCCATCCCCAATCTGAACTGTTGGGTAAAAAACCATTTCATAAGAAGCAGAGCTTGATTCAACCGAAGATGCCTGCAGACTTGATTTTTGAACTAAAGACAAAGCCTCTAATTCAAAACTTCTGGAAGAGCTTTTTCCTTCAATCTCTCCAAGGCTCCCCTTTTGAAGTGCTTCTTCCCAGAATCCTTGAAAAGTTTTTCCCTTGCCCAAAACAGGATAGAGCTCGGTCTTCCAAAAATTTCTTAAATAATCATAGAACGTTTCAAATTCTTGAATTCTCTTTGGCCCTTGCTTGGCTTGAAAGGCCCAGTTCATTAAGGTTAATTGAAAGGACTGAGTGTCATACATAGGGCGAAGAGTGGGTTGCTGAATCGAATACAATCCACTCACCGCCTCAAAATCTCCCCAGGTTTCCAAGGCATGGTTTTCCGGCAGAACGATTTGGGAATGCTGAGCCATCTCATCCATTTTATCGCCGATATAAACCACTAATCCCACATTTTTCAGCGCCGATATAAATTCAGACTTTTCAGACAAAGCAAACGCGGGGTTAGATCGATGAATAATCATCGTTTTTACTTTTTTAGCTTTCATCTCTTGGATCAAATCCAACATTTCTGTGTAGGAAGACTGGGTCGTCAAAACAGCAGGTTTAGATAAAATAGTTTTTCCCTCATTTTCCAATAGGGAATTTAAAAAATTAACAGCTACTTGCAATTCCAAGGATTGCCTGGAGTGGGCTGAAATTCCTCCGGCAACAACTAAACTTTCACCCTTGTTATCCCAAAGATCCTTAGCAATCTCTTTAATTAACGCTGGCTCTACAGCCAATCCCTGGGTCAGAGAACCCGAAGAAGAACCCTCAGAGGAACTAAATTGAGAAATCCAATTCTTAACCTTTGCATTTCCTGCAGCATTTCCTGCATAGAATGACTTTTCTTGAACCACGAGGATTTCATGAATCAACGCCACCACTACCTGCAGCTGCTGGGACGGCTTGATGCGAATACGGATATCACTGTTGGCTCCTGTTAGTGAATAATTGGAATCAAAAGTGACCAATCTGGACATTTTAGCAAGGTCTTTTCTTGTTTTAGAAAATTGCTTTGTAAATACAGTTGGCATCAACCAAGTCCCAAGGAAATCGGCGTCCACAGACACTATCATTTTTGCCTTATCAAAACGATAAAAGGGAACAAGCGAAGACTTATAACACTTCGCTTGGCCAAGCTTTATATCCTCATAACTTAAGGGTTCCCAAGATACATGCTTTACCTTGAAAGCTTCAGAAAAATCCTTTATGAGAGCTTTTGTTGAAGGTGAGGCTTCGTTCCCAGTTAGCAAAACCACTTCACCTTTTTTTAATTCAGAGACAATAGCCTTATCTGCGTCTTCCCACTTTATCGAAATGGTGTCCTTATTTGTTCTACTCTCATTAAATAAATTCTTTTTAGGCGAAGTTAATCTATCTGGATCATACAAGGACAAAATACTTGCCTGAGCCCGAACAGAAGTCCCACCTTCATTCAGAGGATAAGAACTCAAACCCTCTAATTTTATAGGACGCCCTTCTCTGGTTTTAACTAAAACCCCCAATACTTCCTGACCATCGTAATAGGCAGAGGTATAGTAATTGGGAACACCCAGGGTTATTTCTTCAGGTTGTTTGCTATAAGGAATAATCTTTTGCACGGGCCGTCGCACGCAACTTGCAGCACTTAATGCCAATGAGGCGCCCATGAGTTTCAAAAATTCACGACGTGCCCAGGGCTCTTCTTTATCTTCTCGCAAGGGTGAGGATAAAAATTCTGTCTCTGCTAACTTTTTCATTTCAGGATCTTGATAATAATTTTCTAAACTGAGCCAATAATTATTATCGGTCTCAATCACAGGCTTCTTAGAATTTTTCGCAGTTTCTTCAATATGATTTTCAGACATAATCTTATTTCCTTAATCTTCTTAATGATGGCAAGTGGTACAATTAAGTGAGGCTTTATTCTCTGGCTGGCGATGACAATTCACACACCAACCCATTGACAGATCAGCATGCTGAGCCACACGACTCATGGTTTCGATAGGTCCATGGCAGGTTTGACAGTTCACACCCTTGCTTAAGTGTGCCGAGTGATTAAACTGAACATGATCGGGAAGCATGTGAACTTTCACCCACTCGATGGATTTTCCATTATCATAGGCATCACGCAATTTTTGAATAAAAGGAGAATCTGTCTTCACCTGTAAATGACAATTCATGCAGGTCTGCAAACTAGGAATATTGGCGTGCTTAGAACGCTCGACTTGATTGTGACAATATTGACATTGCATGCCATGTTTTCCCACATGAAGTTCATGGGAAAAAGGGATGGGCTGCTCTGGGGAATACCCTTTATTGTATCCAAGACTTGGCTGGAACTTACAACCTGATAAGGTCAAAATAAAGATCACAGAAGTACAAATAAAAAGAATCAAAGGTTTCTTCCAACCCTTGATGGCTCTAGGAAATACAGCTTTTTTTGAAAACATGAAAAACCCTATAACTTTGTTAATAGTTTAAGTACAGTTTTAAGATCAACTTCGGTTTTAGTTTGAGACCTGCGACCAAGGTTAAATCAAAATTTTTATTATCGTTTAATTTAAAATCCGAAACTTAAAAATTTGCAAGATTCTTTTTACAAACCAACTAAAAATAAGTCCTTGCTTCCTAACTGCCCATAGAGCGAGCAGTTATTCTGAAGCCAAGAAAAATATTTCCTTAAAAAAGAAATATTTTTTTCTATTTATAAAAATGAATTCACCTCAGAGAGGCGATTAAATTGGCTTTAAGAAAGTCAGTTTATCTCAGATTTACCTCTGACAAGCGTCTCATCTTTTAGCGATCTCATAATGAGCCAAGCCCTTGGTCTCAAGTTCCTCCCAAAGATACTGGGTAATTTGTGATGAAAATCTCAAAAAGGGATCCTATTATTGATACGAAAACTTCAAAGGTTTGAAAAATTTGTACTCACCAATTATACTAAGAAAATCTTTTTATGCTGTAACTTTTATGGAAACATTTTGATTAAGTTTTTGTTTACTATCGCCGACAGATCTATTGACAGGAGAAATAAGCATGAATCCACGAGTTGTCCTTATTGGAAAAATATTTTTAGCCTTTTTATTTATGTTATTTTTACCTTTGGGGTTTCAGAACTGCTCCTCCTCCTTTACTACCTCCCAGCAGGATCCATCACCTATTCCTGTTCCGGGACCTACAGCGAGTCCCACCGCTCAAAATGAAGTTGCTGCCCCACCAAAGACATTTAATATTAACGAAACTGTTCTTAAACTCAAATCTCAGCCGGATTTGGCTACGAATACTTCTGACGCTTTCTTTGAACTTACCGTGAGTGAAGAAAGGCAAGAAATTGTGAATGAGTTATTGTATAAACTTGATGATGGTAAATGGTCCTCAACAACAGAATCTTTACAATTAAATGACCTTCCCCATGGTAATCATCAAGTTCAATTTAAAGCAATTTCCAAAAGTGGCACCGAATCTTCGGTTCTCATTTATCAATGGATGGTAGACTTAAAGAAGCCAAAAATTGCGTTTAGTTTGACACCGCAATCTATCGCTGGTCGTAACAAAGTAAAATTTCTTTACGTCATTCAAGAGGAACTAAGCGGCATTCATCAAGTGTCTTGTCTACTTAATGAAACTGCCCTGCCTAATTGTGGTCAGGATGGCGAGATTATTTTGTCTGGTTTGAGTCCTGGGGTACAGACTTTTAAGGTCAATGTTTCTGACAAAGCCGGTAATACGTCGGACCTGGCTCAGTTTTCATTCACAGTAAATCTGCAAGCACCTTGGATAGAACTCACACAGCATCCCGAAGGATTTTCAAATGCTGCGAATGCTATTTTTAGTTTTAGCTCGACCTCTATAGGCAATGCTATAACTTCCTTTGAGTGCAAGTTAGATTCCGCCGAATTTCAAACTTGCGTAAGTCCGGTCAGCATCAATATTCCTTCACAGGGCAGCCATCTCTTCTCTGTAAGAGGTGTTACCGATGATGGTTTCGCTTCTGAACCGCTAAACTACCAGTGGATTTTTGATGCAACTGCCCCTACCCTTGTCATTGATACCAAAGACTCATTGCTTCAGCAGCTGAGTTTTCAATTTAATGGATCAGATGTAAATGGAAGTGGGATCAAAAGCTATGAATGTGGATCAGCTTCAGAGGGCCCATTTTCTCCCTGCACCAGTCCCTTTGATGGGACTACATTATTTTCTAACCTTCACCCAGGTGAAAATAGATTTTTTGTAAAAGCAATAGATAATGCAGGAAATGTTTCAGAAAAAGTAAGCCACCCATTCTTTCTTCAGGAAAAAAATATTCCTTTCATTACCTTAAATCTTTCGGGAGGAGCAGCGCTTTCTAGCAATGTAATACCTCTCAATGCAAATAAGAAACTGCTCAGGTCTTACTCTAAAATGGGAATGGGTCTTTCAAGTTCCATTTTGATTAGTGAGGCTTTTGGAGCTCCATGGTATGGAGGATCATTCTTCGTTCCGGAAAACGAAAGCGGCATATTGAAAGGAATCAGATCGGAGGTTGAATATTCGAACTTCGATCAGGTGAAGGTTTTTTCTATTGCAAACAAGAGTAAATGCGATACACACACTAACAAGCTGGATGCTTCAGGAATGATTCAAAAAGCAGGCCTCAGAGGAACCTACATTGGCAACCTTGGGACTATAGACTCCCATACTGGCGTTGGTCAAGACTTTGCTGTGATAGAACCGAAAAAACCCACCATTGTGGAAAATGTTCTCAATTTTCTTCAGGGTAAAGAAGCAAATCAGCATTTTAATCCATCTGACGATTCTACTTTTTCTTCAATTTGGAATATTCCTAGCACACCATCGATTATTGGCTCTTCTGAAAGCGTGTTTAGAACAATAGTCTACAATTCCCTCAATCATAATGCAGGTCCAATTGGGCTCCATATGGGCGGGTTTGACTATCATGATGGAACTCGAAGTACTGGTGATGGAAGAGATTTCGTGGCCGGGGTCTTGTTGGGAAAAATCATTAAGTCAGCACTAAAAATGGGTCCTGCTTTTATAAGTGTCACAACAGATGGAGGGAATATCAGCAAAGAAGATGAACGAGGCGGAACACCATGGATAGCAGATAACTGCAATAACTCAACCCAACTTTTTTTCATTGTCGATCCATCCAAATCGTATTCTTACAAAAATTATTTTATTGGTGCATTCGATGAAAACCAAACTGTTGACGATAGTTCCATTGCTGCAAATTCAACTGAAAAGGCAGCTGCCATAGTTGTATGTAATTATATGAAGTTCAATGGAAATAAAGATTGTTCTTCTGTAATTGGCAATACATTAACCAAGGAAGAAATTGTTCAAAGTACGATTTTAGAAGCTATATTTAAATAAAACATAGCTAATCAACTTAAACAAAAGAGCCTCTTAAACAATTAATCACCTTCGGAGCGAGCAGTTATTCTGAAACCAAGAAAAATATTTCCTTAAAAAAGAAATATTTTTTTCTATTTATAAAAATGAATTTACCTCAGAGAGACGATTAAATTGGCTTTAAGAAAGTCAATTTATCTCAGATTTATCTCTGACAAGCGTCTCATCTTTTAGCGATCTCATAATGAGCCAAGCCCTTGGTCTAAAGGTCCTTCCAAAGATACCGATTTTAGTGAGATGAAATTTAGTCTCGCCATCCTTACTGCTATTACTGCTTCTTTAAGTTTGAGTGGTTGCACGCCAAATGAAGTCTCTTGGTCTTCTAATAATTACGACCAAATGAAGTACCTTTTTTCTGCAGAAAATAAAACTAGCTCCGAGAGTCTGTATCTATCTGGTAATAATTTTGAACTCAGCTATTTAAGTACTGATACTATCGGAATTGATACCAAATTGAAGTTGAATATTTTGGTGGAGGGATCTCAAACCTCTCCAACAACCAGCTTTCAAGTGAATGATATTTTCGAAAATTTAAATACAGAAATGGTCCTAAAAGCTTCAAGCAATAAACTGGTATTGCCATTTAAAATCAAATCGCAACTTCCCTATGCTGAATCATTTAAAATTAATATAACGCTCTCGGATGAAAACGATAGCATCCAGTTCTCACCGAGCCCTATAGAAATTAAAATAACGAACGATAATTATCCCCAAACACCCGTGGTTTTTTCCCCTTCGAGTGGCTCTTATTTCCGCGATCATATTACCATCAAGGGATCTTGTTCAGGAAATAATGACATTAAGGTTTCAGCAAGCTTCTCGGCTGCAAATTTAGATAACCCAGCACTTTCTATTCAAGACTCTTTTACTTGCAGCAAAGAGGAATTTTTAATCCCCATGGACTTAACTAGTTTGGCCGATGGTCTTGTCTATTTGAGTGTCTCTCAAGAAAGCTTTTATTCGAACAAAGCTCCGCCATTTTTCTTTACCTTACAAAAAGATACACAAAACCCCTTTGATCTCTCCCTGATTATCAATAACAATTCAAAATATACCGGAAGTAACAAAGTGGACCTCGCCTTATCAGCAAAAAATGCAGATTATATGTACCTCTCCAACGATCCTAGCTGCCTTGCCGGCGGCAGTTGGCAGGCCTATTCGACTTTTGTAACTCAGTGGGAAATTTTCTCTTCAACTGGGCCTATTCCGGCTTCAGGGACAAGTCTTTTCGTTTCAGTCAAATTTAAAGATAATGCTGGAAATGAATCAGCCTGCATCTCAAGCTCCATCAAATTTAATTTCTTGGCTCCATCCACACCCCTTCCAAGTAATTTTTACACCGATCAATTTTTGGCAGAAATATTTTCAGCGCCTCTTAATTTTAATGGGACAGCCACCTTTTTTGCCAGCGCAGAAGATTTATCATCAACGAATAAATTTACTATTTCTGTTTGGGTAAAACCGACTTCAGACAGTGGATTCTATACCCATATTTCCCATCTCTTCTGGGAGGGAAACCACGAAGGAAATGGTTTTGGCTATACCTTAGCAACCCCGCGCCAGGAAATGAGCTTATCTATTGGTAATGTTTGTTTACTTGGACAAGCCTTCCCTTGTTCTCCCCTACAAACAACTGACTACACCTACAAAACTGTCTTGGCATTTCATATGGGAGATGTTTTAAAATCAGAGAGCCCAGATGTGCTAAATGTAGTCGTCCCCTTTGATGTAAGTTTATCCCAACCCCAAATGATCACTGTAACCGTGGATCTGGATGCGACCCCTCCCAAAGCAGAGATTTATAAAGATGGCATATTCATGGGCTCCGACACCGGTGGGCTTGTTCGATTACAACGCAACAAATGGGACACTCCTCTCCGTTTTGGCAAATCGGGAAAATCAGATAGATATTTTAAGGGCGATATTTTTAGTACTTTGGTTTATTCCAAGGTCATGACCTCTTCGGACATCAAACAACTCTGCTGGGAGAAACAAGATCTTTACGGAAATGTTTGTAACTAGTTCACGTCATCAATCTCCTAATTCCAAGTATTTTTTTCAGAGCATTTTTTACTGTCTAAACCTTAACAGCTGCAAAGATTCTGAAGTCTGGTAAACCCTTTCTACTTTAAGAAAAACAACAACCCACAACCTAAACACATTTATTTATTTTAATCACATTTATTTGTTACAGGTTGTCTAACGAAAGGACTTTATGAATACTTTATTTAAATCACTTTTAGCACTTGTTGCTATTTCGACACTTGCCAAAGCAGATTATCTTGGCAGATTCGATATGACTTACGATAATTACAAAAGAATCACTCTTAGCGAATGCGAGGGCTTTGCCACGGTTTCAGCACAACGTAACACTTTAACTCTTAGCGTTTTTGGAAATAACAATTGCTCACGAGTGGTTGTCAATGGTCAAACTTTTACTTCTGAAGAAAATTACGCAGGAGATAGAAGCGCTAGAATTAATATTAACTTGGTATCAGGCTACAATACAACAAATGTAGAAATCACATCAAAGTCAGGAAAAACAAAAGACACCATGACTCTTGTGAAAAACAATAGTCACCATACTCCTGTATTAACAGATGAGGACTGGGTTTACCTTCCTCGTTGTGGCGGATCAGCTAAATTTGACGTTCAAAATGGGCAGGCTAATTTAAAACTCAAAGGTATATCAACTTATACCTGTGACTCTATAACTATTAGCGCCAATGGTGAATCAAGAACTTACAATTTAAATAGTTCAAATTCTAGCTTTACTGTACCAAGATCGATGATTGACTATGGATCAAATAGTGTACGAGTTAAACTTTCTAGCTCTGGTTATGCCGTAGAAACTGTTGTCTTAAAATTCAGAGCTTACTAAAGGTTTTTAAAGCTTACTAAATATTTCCATATTGAAGAAATTTAGCCAAAGACCTCTATGAATTTAGGGGTCTTTGGCAGAGTTCTCAAAATGAGAATATTCGGATATTAACTCTCGAGTCTGTTTTTTCTTAATACCGTTACATAAATGACTAAAAGGATATGGGCCATCACAAAGCCAGCGACATATTCGACCCCACCTGCTCCAAAACCGTAGGAATGAAGTCCTGCCCCCAAAACAAAATTCACTCCGTACCAGGCCATAATGACCAAAGAAAAAGTAATTACGCCACTGACGACCATTCCAAAATCCTTGATCCATCCAACCAATCTTGCATGGAGTACGAGAATATAACCCAATAAAGCAATCAGAGCCCAGGTTTCCTTAGGATCCCAACCCCAAAATCGCCCCCAAGAATAATCGGCCCAAATGCCTCCTAAAATAATTCCTGGAGCTAAAAAAACAACTCCAATTTGTATGGCTTTGTATGTGGCCATCACTATGGCTTTAATTTTATCATGATTTTTCTTTTCACCTTTCAAAAAATAAATCAATCCTATATCCCCCAAAGCAAAAGCTAAGAAAAAAGCAGAATAGCTAATGGTGATGGTCATCACATGAATGGTCAGCCAATAATTACTTCTTAAGACTGGCTCTAATGGCTGCAGCGCTGGATCTAAAACAACTGGGGTTGAATCCGCAATAATCATTCCAAAACCAGCAACAATGGAGCCAGCGAGCAAGGTAAATTTAAATTTGTAGATCTTTTCTAAAATCCCAGCGAATAAAAGACTTCCCCAAGAAACCCAAACAACGGTTTCATACATGTTCGTAACAGGAGCTCTTCCCATCAGGTAAGATCTTAATCCAAATCCATATATATGCAGAAAAAAACCACAGCCTAAAACAAGCCAGGCTAGGGTCATTGCCCTTTCATTACTGGTAATCCAAGAGAACAAAACCAAAAGGGCTCCTATGATATAAAATATATAGGCCCATCGAAAAGGATGAAATAAATTATAATGAATTTCAGCATCAATGCGAAACGGATCAGGATAAAGGGTCGGATTATTTTGTTTTGCGATCTCTTTGAACTTTGCTACTTGAGTATCTAATTTTATTTTTTTAACCTCTAAAGAATCCGTGCCTTCTGTGTTATTGGAAACCCCATAAGAAATCACCGAAATAAAGGCTTTACTTAATTCTAAAAACTGAGCCTGCAACTCGCCGTCAAGTTGGGACACCGGAAGCCAATCCTTACCTTCTTTAGGTGGAACCATTTTGATCATCCGACCAGAGGCGATTTCACTAAAAATAAAAAACTGATTCTCTAATCTTTGGAGCGCCTGAAAATAGGGATTTAATTTTTCTTTTGATTCCCGTTTGATATTTAGATCGGCCCTTAAATCATTAAATTTGGCATTTGAAAAAAGTTCATCTCCTTTGAAGTATCTTTTTGTCAAATCCATTCCCAGATTTTTTAGAACTTCATGATTTCGAACTTCAAATAGCTCTTTCGAAGCCCAAGCCTGAGGAGCCAACATCCATGTAAGGATTATCTCGTAAGCATCCCGACCTTCATATTTTTGCTTACCATAAACAAGCTCCAGCATTTCTCTGGCAAAGCTATCAAAAGGTTTCAGGCGTCCATCCGACTGTACAGGCAAGGCTCTTAGCGCTTCGCCATCTTTCAAAGCCAGAGCTTGCGAAAATGAAGTTAATATAAAAACGAAGAGAACTAGTAATCTGATCTGACTCATTTTGAAGCTCCTTTTTTTTGGCCAATACCCATTTTCTTAAAATAGAAAAGCAAAACTATACCGAGGGTCATAATCAACGAGCCCAAATATTTTAACCATCTCCCAGGATCTTTGTTAATTGAAAATATAGAAGCAACGGGCTTCCCCATAGGACCATCTTGAAAGCTCGCCTGGTAAATAGTTAATCCCATATGCTTCAAAGGTTCATTCATTGAAATTTCAAAATCACCCTTCCCTGGAATCACCACATGGGATTTATAGGCCATGGCTCTAGAGGTCCCTTCATATTTATCAACAACAAAATTATCTAATTGAAGATTAAACCCAATATCCAATCTTCTATTAGCATAGGTTAAAAAATAAACGGCTGTATCTGAAAAAAACTTCATCGTGTCATTTAACAGTATCCATTGGCTCTTCCCTTGATACTCTACCTGAAGAGCTTCGGTGGTCAAAGGCGTCGGGAAATCTTTTTTTTCAATTTTCCAATTCTCTTCAGCTTGAGGAAAATATCTTAAAATTCGCAATTCTAATCCCATCCAACCTGTGGGAACTGACTTTCCTTCTTCAATGAAGCCTTCTTGTTTAGGATCTACTGATTCTTTAGCGTAAAACACATACTTAATCTTACCATTTTCTTCAGGTTTGAGATAAATTTCATTTTGACCTATTCCTGCATATGGCAAAGGACCCAAATGAACTTTTAAAGGGCCTAAATCCACCAAGGCTTTACTATGAGGGCTTCTTTGCACTAACCATTCTATAAAGTTAGCTTTTCCGTTTGAAATTTGAATACGAACACCTGCTCCCAATTTTTTATTTTCGGAAGCCGTAATTTCTTTGCTCGCTAAAGCATAGCGATAATAATCTTTTAATTTAATATTGACCTGTTCTGGCAAAATAACTTCTGGTTTTTCAGGTGTCGGCGGCTCACGAAAAAAATCCACTTCTTTTTCTAAAATTTTAGTATAGTTATTTCCGTCATAAGAGGAATACAAAATGAGATCCGTTTGCGGAAGCTGAATTAAACGCGCATCACCTCCAATTTCCACACGCATCGAACCGTCTATTCCTAATTTAGAAGTCATTAGCTGCCCCAACATGAGGGTTAAAATTCCAATATGTGCAAAAATAAAAGGTATATGACGAATTTTCCAAGGCCAACGATCCACCATAACCGCCGTTAAATTAATGGCAAAGACCGTCATGATAATATTCATATAAACCGAATCATAGACTAGTTTCTTCGCAGCTGTGGCATCAAATTTAGCTTCCACAAAAGTACCTACAGCCGTGATAATAGCGATCGAAGCTATGACTAATACCGCCAACTTAATGGAGGCAAGAAATTTTAATATTTTTTGAAAATTCATTGACAGATTTTCTCCCCCAAACTGGCGTGGTTACTATAATAAATCAAGTAGTTACTTTAATAAATCAAACTGGTAAATTATGAAAAACATATTCGATGGCTCTTGCTAGTTTTTCTTTTACGAGAGCAAAATTATCTATTGTTTTTTTACTCACCTCATCCATATACAATTTTCGATTCAATTCGACCTGAATAACTTGCTGACCTTTTTCAGGTCTTCCATAATGCTGAGAAAGGCGCCCTCCCTTGTAGGGCCAGTTATAGCCGACTTTAAAACCAGAAATGGCATAGGCAGCAATTACTAAATCTCGAAATTTTGAATGACAACTTTTTTGTTCACAGTCACTCACTACCACATCGGCCCGCAGCTCTCCAGGGTCTAAGTGCATTTTGGTTCCAAGAGATGGCATCGAATGCAAGTCCATTTGATAAATGGTATGAACGTTCAATTCCTTTCGAAGTTGATGATAACATCCTTCAACCTTTAAGTGAAAAGGATCATAAACAATTTTTCTTAAATCTTCATGAACTGATTTTTTCATAGGTGCGGGCAAAATTTTTTCATTTAAAGTCGTTACCGACCAATGAAAGCCTCGTTCGTGACCTTTGGCTAGGCTTGCTTCAACAACTGTTGATTGATCCACATCCTCTGGCAGCCGATTTAAATCAACGGCATAGCGATGCCATTCGGTGGTGATGTGTGGGATTTTTAATTTTTCCAATATTGGTAAATACAACCGATCCACATAGCGATCTACATCCCTCATCAAAATCTCTTCCGAAAGGTTTTGCAACCACTCCGCAGGGGCTGGGATTTTTTCACCCGAATGTGGGATAGTTACAAAAAAAGGTTTTTGACTCAACTCAACCTCCTTGAGACAATAACAACATCATGTCTGAGGAATTTAAAAAATCAAGAATATACACAAAGAAAGGGGACCAAGGCAAAACTTTTTTGGTCAGCGGATCCTGCGTTGAAAAATTCAACGTTCGTGTTGAAGCCTATGGAACCATTGATGAGCTAAATTCTCAATTAGGGCTTTTGCGCTTTCACTTAAAATCCCTACCAAAAACTTCAAATCTTCGATTTCCAGAGGGTCCAAAGCAACAGGATATACTTCTTGAGAAAATTCAAAATCATTTATTCTGCATTGGAAGTTTGTTAGCCTGTGAGGATCTACAAATTCAAAAAAACCTCCCC
The DNA window shown above is from Deltaproteobacteria bacterium and carries:
- a CDS encoding N-formylglutamate amidohydrolase; protein product: MSQKPFFVTIPHSGEKIPAPAEWLQNLSEEILMRDVDRYVDRLYLPILEKLKIPHITTEWHRYAVDLNRLPEDVDQSTVVEASLAKGHERGFHWSVTTLNEKILPAPMKKSVHEDLRKIVYDPFHLKVEGCYHQLRKELNVHTIYQMDLHSMPSLGTKMHLDPGELRADVVVSDCEQKSCHSKFRDLVIAAYAISGFKVGYNWPYKGGRLSQHYGRPEKGQQVIQVELNRKLYMDEVSKKTIDNFALVKEKLARAIEYVFHNLPV
- a CDS encoding cob(I)yrinic acid a,c-diamide adenosyltransferase, translated to MSEEFKKSRIYTKKGDQGKTFLVSGSCVEKFNVRVEAYGTIDELNSQLGLLRFHLKSLPKTSNLRFPEGPKQQDILLEKIQNHLFCIGSLLACEDLQIQKNLPQLTDSQIQFLEMEIDKYDSPLPELKQFILPSGGLFSNYYHVARTFCRRSERRTAEIFSSAPHAELIHKSLIYLNRLSDLFFVLARWNNWNENIEDALWDKTK